One stretch of Alcaligenes aquatilis DNA includes these proteins:
- the recA gene encoding recombinase RecA — protein sequence MDDKNSKAVASERSKALAAALSQIEKQFGKGSIMRYGDDNVEHDIQVVSTGSLGLDIALGVGGLPRGRVIEIYGPESSGKTTLTLQVIAEMQKLKGTCAFIDAEHALDVQYAQKLGVNLGDLLISQPDTGEQALEITEALVRSGSVDLIVIDSVAALTPKAEIEGDMGDSLPGLQARLMSQALRKLTATIKRANCMVIFINQIRMKIGVMFGNPETTTGGNALKFYSSVRLDIRRIGSIKRGDEMVGNETRVKVVKNKVAPPFKQTEFDIMYGSGISREGEIIDLGVQTGVVDKAGAWYSYDGNRIGQGKDNVREFLKERPELAREIENKVREKLGVVLMGAATSRPVTAPVVDPAQGEV from the coding sequence ATGGACGATAAAAACAGTAAAGCAGTGGCCTCGGAACGTTCCAAAGCGCTGGCCGCCGCTCTGTCGCAAATCGAAAAGCAGTTCGGCAAGGGCTCGATCATGCGTTATGGCGACGACAACGTCGAGCATGACATCCAGGTGGTCTCTACGGGTTCGCTGGGTCTGGACATTGCTTTGGGCGTCGGTGGCTTGCCACGCGGTCGAGTTATTGAGATTTACGGCCCGGAATCCTCGGGTAAAACCACGTTGACTCTGCAAGTCATTGCAGAAATGCAAAAACTTAAAGGCACGTGTGCCTTTATTGATGCCGAGCACGCGCTGGATGTGCAGTACGCGCAAAAGCTGGGCGTGAACCTGGGCGATCTGCTGATCTCTCAGCCCGATACCGGCGAACAGGCCCTGGAGATTACTGAAGCCCTGGTGCGTTCGGGTTCGGTTGACCTGATTGTTATTGACTCAGTGGCGGCCCTGACTCCCAAGGCTGAAATCGAAGGCGATATGGGCGATTCCCTGCCCGGTCTGCAAGCCCGCCTGATGAGCCAGGCCTTGCGTAAATTGACGGCAACCATCAAGCGCGCCAATTGTATGGTGATCTTCATTAACCAGATTCGTATGAAGATTGGTGTCATGTTCGGCAACCCTGAAACCACCACGGGTGGTAACGCACTGAAGTTTTATTCTTCCGTGCGTCTGGACATTCGCCGTATCGGTTCCATTAAACGTGGCGACGAAATGGTGGGTAACGAAACCCGAGTCAAAGTGGTCAAGAACAAAGTTGCACCGCCTTTCAAGCAAACCGAATTTGACATCATGTACGGCAGCGGTATTTCTCGTGAAGGCGAGATTATCGATCTGGGTGTGCAAACGGGCGTGGTCGATAAGGCGGGCGCTTGGTACAGCTACGACGGCAACCGGATTGGCCAAGGTAAGGACAATGTGCGTGAATTCCTGAAAGAGCGCCCCGAACTGGCCCGTGAAATCGAAAATAAAGTGCGTGAAAAATTAGGCGTTGTCTTGATGGGCGCCGCAACCAGCCGCCCAGTTACGGCCCCTGTGGTTGATCCGGCCCAGGGAGAAGTCTGA
- a CDS encoding response regulator transcription factor, with the protein MRILIAEDDSILADGLSRSLRYEGYAVDVVHDGDSADSALQLQSFDLLILDLDLPKKNGLSVLQSIRQRQDTLPVLILTASDTVEQRVRGLDLGADDYMSKPFALTELEARVRALTRRSTGTSSALLHHKRLSFDLKGRMAYIDNQPLELSARETSLLEIFLSRSGRMISKNQFVDLLCEWGEEVTPNAIEVYIHRLRKKLEPSGVRILTVRGLGYCLEPEKLREDAPA; encoded by the coding sequence ATGCGCATACTCATAGCCGAAGACGACAGTATTCTCGCGGATGGACTTTCTCGTTCCTTACGCTACGAAGGCTATGCGGTCGATGTCGTGCACGATGGCGATAGCGCAGACTCCGCCTTGCAGTTGCAAAGCTTCGACCTTCTGATCCTGGATCTGGATCTGCCCAAAAAAAACGGCCTGTCGGTGCTGCAGTCAATCCGCCAGCGCCAGGACACCTTGCCCGTTCTGATTCTGACCGCCAGCGACACCGTAGAACAGCGCGTACGCGGCCTGGACCTGGGCGCGGACGACTATATGTCCAAACCCTTTGCCCTGACCGAGCTCGAAGCCCGTGTACGTGCCTTGACGCGTCGCAGCACGGGCACCAGCAGCGCTTTGCTGCATCACAAGCGGCTGAGCTTCGATCTGAAAGGGCGCATGGCTTATATAGATAATCAGCCTTTGGAGCTGTCGGCACGCGAAACCAGTTTGCTGGAGATTTTCCTGTCGCGCAGCGGTCGCATGATCAGCAAGAACCAGTTTGTGGACCTGCTCTGCGAGTGGGGCGAGGAAGTCACCCCGAATGCCATCGAGGTCTACATCCACCGCCTGCGCAAAAAGTTGGAGCCTAGTGGTGTACGCATCCTGACTGTGCGGGGTTTGGGATACTGTCTGGAACCAGAAAAACTGCGAGAAGACGCTCCAGCCTAA
- a CDS encoding sensor histidine kinase, whose protein sequence is MQHASPPPKNTDARAKDKRVAPRPLIHKIMIWIFGPLFLLWTVGIVITYFIAQHIANSPYDRTLRDHLDLLRVEISRQDLSQAIHLSHGAQTILRQESPTPTLWQIRDANGQPLAGNASLPVPDSWSYDTDLLRYRDVTLNDQSLRLAYVWGGKDKNNTPFLAVAAETNEHRAVLHREILIGMLTPQFILVPLAAMLAGLGLTHGLEPLNLLQARLRARAPGDLSPVDQEQAPAEIVPLIDAMNGLLAQQAQFSATQRQFVANAAHQLKTPLAGIRTQAELALRERDPKQTEASLQQLVRGTDRATRLVTQMLALARAESSDTLYASTQQTLDLNTLTELHVGQRVPDALELGLDLGLENHTKAILLQADPVLLDELINNLLDNALIYTPKGGWVTMRTGQAPGKAWLEIEDNGPGIPTEHQARIFDRFYRIMGNQADGSGLGLAIVREIAEIHGASIDFMPLTGGQESGLRLRVSFPLSLPWRA, encoded by the coding sequence ATGCAGCACGCCAGCCCGCCCCCAAAAAATACCGACGCACGCGCAAAAGACAAGCGCGTGGCTCCGCGCCCGCTCATCCACAAGATCATGATCTGGATTTTCGGGCCTTTGTTCTTGCTGTGGACAGTGGGCATTGTCATTACTTATTTCATCGCCCAGCACATTGCCAACTCACCCTATGACCGCACCTTGCGCGATCACCTGGACTTGCTGCGAGTAGAAATCAGCCGTCAGGACCTGAGCCAAGCCATTCATTTGTCACATGGCGCGCAGACGATTTTGCGGCAGGAAAGCCCGACACCCACGTTATGGCAAATCCGCGATGCCAATGGCCAGCCGCTCGCTGGGAATGCCAGTTTGCCGGTTCCCGATAGCTGGAGCTACGACACCGACTTGCTGCGCTACCGAGACGTCACTCTGAACGATCAAAGTCTGCGACTGGCCTATGTCTGGGGCGGCAAGGACAAGAACAACACGCCCTTTCTGGCGGTTGCCGCCGAAACCAATGAACATAGAGCGGTTCTACACAGAGAAATTCTGATCGGGATGCTGACACCGCAATTTATTCTGGTGCCGCTGGCAGCCATGCTGGCGGGCCTGGGACTCACTCATGGCCTGGAGCCGCTGAACCTGCTGCAAGCGCGCTTGCGCGCCCGTGCGCCGGGCGATTTGTCACCCGTGGATCAGGAACAAGCGCCTGCCGAAATCGTGCCACTGATTGATGCCATGAATGGGCTACTGGCCCAGCAAGCACAGTTTTCAGCAACTCAACGCCAGTTTGTCGCCAATGCTGCTCATCAACTGAAAACTCCGCTTGCCGGGATACGCACCCAGGCCGAACTGGCCTTGCGCGAACGTGACCCAAAGCAGACCGAAGCCAGCCTGCAACAACTGGTACGCGGCACCGACCGCGCCACGCGTCTGGTTACCCAAATGCTGGCCTTGGCGCGCGCCGAGAGCAGCGACACCCTGTACGCCTCCACCCAGCAAACCCTGGACCTGAATACGCTAACCGAATTGCACGTAGGCCAACGTGTACCCGATGCCCTAGAGCTTGGACTGGACCTGGGCCTGGAAAACCATACCAAAGCCATCCTTTTGCAAGCCGATCCGGTCCTGCTCGATGAACTGATCAACAATCTGCTGGACAACGCCCTGATCTACACCCCGAAGGGCGGGTGGGTCACCATGCGTACCGGCCAGGCCCCAGGCAAAGCGTGGCTGGAAATTGAGGACAACGGACCCGGCATTCCCACTGAACATCAAGCACGGATTTTTGATCGTTTTTATCGCATCATGGGCAACCAGGCGGACGGTAGTGGTCTGGGGCTGGCCATTGTGCGGGAAATCGCCGAGATTCACGGCGCCTCTATCGACTTTATGCCACTGACTGGGGGCCAGGAAAGTGGCCTGCGCTTGCGAGTCAGTTTCCCACTGTCTTTGCCTTGGAGAGCCTGA
- a CDS encoding MFS transporter — translation MPQTIISAALPKTKNKLDSQGRKVIFASALGTMFEWYDFYLYGSMAAILAQHFFSAVNPTAGFIFALLAFAAGFAVRPFGALLFGRIGDRVGRKYTFLITILLMGLSTFLVGVLPSYEAIGIAAPIMLIVLRLLQGLAMGGEYGGAATYVAEYAPQHRRGFYTSWIQTTASVGLLLSLLVIMGIRSLVGEDAFVVWGWRIPFLISVLLLAISVWIRMNLKESPAFQHIKEEGTLSTSPITESFGRWANLRIALLALFGLTAGQGVVWYTGQFYALFFITHMLGLHPTLAQTLMVISLLLATPLFIFFGWLSDQIGRKPIILTGCLLAALTYYPAFQGLAYFANPALVQAQRNAPVTVITDPASCSFQFNPVGSHTFTSSCDIVKSYMASHAVSYNNVTGSPGQVAQVRIGDHVIDGFEGGDLSRADFARHSQELKNELTQTMRQYGYPNGADPAQTNKVMLVLLLTYLVGLVTAVYGPIAAMLVEMFPIRIRYTSMSLPYHIGNGWFGGFLPTLSFAIIAVTGNIYDGLWYPILICLVTVAIGAPFVRETRHNDINR, via the coding sequence ATGCCCCAGACAATCATCAGTGCTGCCCTTCCGAAAACCAAGAACAAACTGGATAGCCAAGGCCGCAAAGTTATTTTTGCCTCCGCCCTGGGCACCATGTTCGAGTGGTACGACTTTTACCTCTACGGCTCCATGGCCGCCATTCTGGCGCAACACTTCTTTTCCGCCGTGAACCCGACGGCCGGCTTCATCTTCGCCTTACTGGCCTTTGCCGCCGGTTTTGCAGTGCGCCCTTTTGGCGCCCTGCTCTTTGGTCGAATCGGCGACCGTGTGGGCCGTAAGTACACCTTTCTGATCACCATCTTGCTCATGGGTCTGTCCACCTTTCTGGTGGGTGTGCTGCCCAGCTATGAGGCCATCGGAATTGCCGCCCCCATCATGCTGATCGTTCTGCGCCTGTTGCAGGGACTGGCCATGGGCGGCGAATATGGCGGTGCCGCCACCTATGTGGCTGAATACGCACCCCAGCACCGACGCGGCTTTTACACTAGCTGGATTCAGACCACCGCGTCAGTCGGTTTGCTGCTGTCCCTGCTGGTCATCATGGGCATACGCAGCCTGGTCGGCGAAGACGCCTTTGTCGTGTGGGGCTGGCGCATTCCATTTCTGATTTCCGTTCTGTTGCTGGCCATCTCCGTGTGGATACGGATGAATCTAAAAGAGTCCCCGGCCTTTCAGCACATCAAGGAAGAAGGCACGCTCTCGACCTCGCCTATTACCGAGTCTTTTGGCCGTTGGGCGAATCTGCGTATTGCCTTGCTGGCCTTGTTTGGGCTGACCGCAGGCCAAGGCGTGGTGTGGTACACGGGGCAGTTTTACGCCTTGTTTTTCATCACCCACATGCTGGGTTTGCACCCCACCCTGGCGCAAACCTTGATGGTGATTTCTCTGTTACTGGCCACTCCGCTGTTTATCTTTTTTGGCTGGCTCTCAGATCAAATCGGGCGCAAACCCATCATCCTGACGGGCTGCTTGCTCGCTGCCCTGACCTATTACCCGGCCTTCCAGGGCCTGGCCTATTTTGCCAATCCCGCTTTGGTCCAGGCGCAACGCAACGCCCCCGTGACTGTCATCACCGACCCGGCCAGTTGTTCTTTCCAATTCAATCCGGTGGGCAGCCATACCTTCACCAGCTCTTGCGATATCGTGAAGTCCTATATGGCCAGCCACGCTGTCAGCTACAACAACGTCACAGGCTCACCCGGCCAGGTGGCCCAGGTGCGTATTGGCGACCATGTTATTGACGGCTTTGAAGGCGGGGATCTGAGCCGAGCCGATTTTGCTCGCCACTCGCAAGAACTAAAAAATGAACTGACCCAGACCATGCGCCAGTATGGCTACCCGAACGGTGCTGATCCGGCCCAGACCAATAAAGTCATGCTGGTGCTCCTGCTGACGTACCTGGTGGGTTTGGTCACGGCGGTCTATGGCCCTATCGCGGCCATGCTGGTGGAAATGTTCCCGATTCGCATCCGCTACACGTCCATGAGCCTGCCCTATCACATCGGCAACGGCTGGTTCGGGGGATTTTTACCCACCCTGTCCTTTGCCATCATTGCCGTCACCGGCAATATATATGATGGTTTGTGGTATCCGATCTTGATCTGTCTGGTCACCGTTGCAATTGGCGCTCCCTTTGTGCGGGAAACCCGCCACAACGACATCAATCGTTAG
- a CDS encoding recombination-associated protein RdgC codes for MWFKNLRIYRLSPDWVCSAQELEEALSKHSFTPGSSQEPLSLGWVSPRENNALVHEVNGQYLIALRAEKKLLPTTVINQVAREKARDIEEQQGYKPGRKQMKEIKEQVIVDLMPRAFAVSRDTRVWIDTRNHWLAIDAAATAKSDEVLGLLAKSIEPFPVQPLYTEQSPAAAMTSWLVDEEQLANFTVDQDTELRSTGDSGAAVRYVKQSADIAEVRKHVEAGKQCTRLAMTWADRISFVLTDALDVKRVAPLDILTEKQDVTAVNDDEIFDADMTLMTSELAKMISDLVEVLGGERK; via the coding sequence ATGTGGTTTAAGAATCTACGCATCTATCGTCTCTCCCCCGACTGGGTATGTTCCGCCCAAGAGCTGGAAGAAGCTCTGTCCAAACACAGCTTCACCCCTGGCTCCAGCCAGGAGCCGTTGAGCCTGGGCTGGGTCAGCCCCCGCGAGAACAATGCCCTGGTACATGAAGTCAACGGCCAGTACCTGATCGCTTTGCGTGCCGAAAAGAAGCTGCTGCCCACCACCGTGATCAATCAAGTCGCTCGTGAAAAGGCTCGTGATATCGAAGAGCAACAAGGCTACAAACCCGGCCGAAAGCAAATGAAGGAAATCAAGGAACAAGTCATTGTGGACTTGATGCCTCGCGCCTTCGCCGTCTCACGCGACACCCGTGTGTGGATCGACACCCGCAACCACTGGCTGGCTATCGATGCCGCTGCCACCGCCAAGAGCGACGAAGTGCTGGGCCTGCTGGCCAAGAGCATAGAGCCCTTCCCCGTGCAGCCCCTGTACACCGAGCAATCGCCCGCTGCAGCCATGACCTCCTGGCTGGTGGATGAAGAGCAACTGGCCAACTTCACCGTGGACCAGGACACCGAGTTGCGCTCTACTGGCGACAGCGGTGCTGCCGTGCGCTACGTCAAGCAAAGCGCGGATATAGCCGAAGTCCGCAAGCACGTGGAGGCTGGCAAGCAGTGCACCCGTTTGGCCATGACCTGGGCGGATCGCATCAGCTTTGTGCTGACCGACGCGCTGGACGTCAAACGCGTGGCCCCGCTGGATATCCTGACTGAAAAACAAGACGTGACGGCCGTCAACGATGACGAAATTTTTGATGCCGACATGACCTTGATGACCTCCGAGCTGGCCAAGATGATCAGCGATCTGGTCGAAGTGCTGGGCGGCGAACGCAAGTAA
- a CDS encoding helix-turn-helix domain-containing protein encodes MNGAPGALPVPVDAARTATVALDLVQDWFHSLRTSYSEEVLDQCLKQAGIVKGFIDRPGARLTRDQLVRLYQESAKKTGDEMMGFWTRPIRSGALKYIVRTVRDAPSINVALYRFTQFWNLLLDDFSLNLIRTDKELGIELVPRYSTAVVHRFGHALMLKFTHGIVSWLVGREVPVQQVAFAFARPAFAADYSVLFPASVCFDVPCSHILFQVELGQVRPQRTQVEARAFLERAPRDWIFTSYREHALRLKVREILHADLGHTLEDVSGKLHMSARTLIRRLQEEGLSFQGIKDELRRDLAIFKLLRKDMSLAEIAYALKFSSPATFHRAFRHWTGMTPGVYRAAQQELT; translated from the coding sequence ATGAATGGTGCACCCGGCGCGCTTCCCGTGCCTGTCGATGCCGCACGTACTGCCACGGTAGCGCTGGATCTGGTGCAAGACTGGTTTCACAGCCTGCGCACCAGTTATTCGGAAGAGGTTCTGGATCAGTGCTTGAAGCAGGCGGGCATTGTGAAGGGCTTTATTGATCGGCCCGGTGCCCGGCTGACGCGGGATCAGTTAGTGCGCTTGTATCAGGAAAGCGCCAAGAAAACAGGTGATGAAATGATGGGTTTTTGGACACGTCCGATTCGTTCAGGGGCCTTGAAGTACATTGTGCGCACCGTGCGAGATGCGCCTTCCATCAATGTGGCCTTGTATCGTTTTACCCAGTTTTGGAATCTGCTGCTGGACGATTTCAGCTTGAACCTGATCCGCACTGACAAGGAGTTAGGCATCGAATTGGTGCCGCGTTATTCCACGGCCGTTGTACATCGCTTCGGTCATGCGCTCATGTTGAAATTCACGCACGGCATTGTCTCCTGGCTGGTGGGACGTGAAGTGCCGGTGCAACAGGTTGCGTTTGCATTTGCTCGACCAGCCTTTGCGGCGGACTATTCTGTATTGTTTCCCGCTTCAGTCTGTTTTGATGTGCCCTGTTCGCATATTTTGTTTCAGGTGGAGTTGGGGCAGGTGCGCCCGCAACGAACGCAGGTCGAGGCACGGGCCTTTTTGGAACGCGCCCCGCGTGACTGGATTTTTACCTCCTATCGCGAACACGCCTTACGCCTGAAGGTACGGGAAATTCTGCATGCCGACTTGGGTCATACCCTAGAGGATGTGTCGGGAAAACTGCATATGTCCGCACGCACCTTGATCCGCAGGCTGCAAGAAGAAGGCCTGTCGTTTCAGGGGATCAAGGATGAATTGCGCCGAGACTTGGCAATTTTCAAATTGCTGCGCAAAGATATGTCGCTGGCTGAAATTGCTTATGCATTGAAGTTCAGTTCGCCAGCGACCTTTCACCGGGCCTTTCGCCATTGGACGGGAATGACGCCTGGTGTGTATCGCGCCGCCCAACAGGAACTGACCTGA
- a CDS encoding long-chain-fatty-acid--CoA ligase produces the protein MLGTGNMMHMPLLISSILTHALENNPEQEIVTALDNGELHRYRYLEFAHRVQDLALGLHRAGLQPGERVATLAWNTYRHLEIYYATSGIGLICHTVNPRLTYEQIAFIINDAQDTVMFYDEHFEEMVNYLRGQCPTVTQWVRMGSQAHGPLADEYESWLGNDTTGFTWPVFDENTASGLCYTSGTTGEPKGVLYTHRSTLLHAYASSHPNALSIASSDTIMPLVPMFHVNAWGLPYSGLLSGAKLVLPGANLQGERIYSLCEQAGVTLSAGVPTIWKTVLDYAKATDKPFSTLSRILIGGSACPPNMIATWASYGITVRHAWGMTETSPLGTVCQLLPKHSNLPEAQKQHVLASQGRALFGVRLKTVDDQGNTLPRDGKSSGHLLIQGNWIMDRYYGKPDLASENGWFRTGDVGAIDADGYVYITDRSKDVIKSGGEWISSIEIENIAMEEPLVELAACIAQADDKWGERPVLFVVPREGADLDETQMLRRYQDRVTRWSVPDKVIFIDQMPMTATGKIQKMALRKMLADQTNPS, from the coding sequence ATGTTAGGCACTGGAAATATGATGCACATGCCCTTGCTCATCAGTTCAATTCTCACCCACGCCCTAGAGAATAACCCTGAGCAGGAAATTGTTACCGCTTTGGATAATGGCGAGCTACATCGCTACCGCTATCTTGAATTTGCCCACCGAGTTCAGGATCTAGCCCTGGGACTGCACCGTGCAGGTCTGCAGCCCGGCGAGCGCGTGGCGACTTTGGCATGGAATACCTACCGCCACCTGGAAATTTACTACGCCACCTCGGGCATCGGTCTGATCTGTCACACCGTCAATCCCCGTCTGACGTACGAGCAAATTGCCTTCATCATCAATGATGCCCAAGACACGGTGATGTTCTACGACGAACATTTCGAAGAAATGGTCAACTATCTGCGCGGCCAATGCCCCACCGTCACGCAGTGGGTGCGCATGGGCAGCCAGGCCCACGGCCCGTTGGCTGACGAATACGAAAGCTGGCTGGGCAATGACACCACCGGCTTTACATGGCCCGTGTTTGACGAGAACACAGCCAGCGGCCTGTGCTACACCTCCGGGACCACGGGCGAGCCCAAAGGCGTGCTGTATACCCACCGCTCCACGCTCTTGCATGCCTACGCCTCATCCCACCCCAATGCCCTGAGCATTGCCAGCAGCGATACCATCATGCCTTTGGTGCCCATGTTTCATGTCAACGCCTGGGGCCTGCCGTATTCAGGCTTGCTGTCCGGCGCCAAGCTGGTGCTTCCCGGTGCGAACCTGCAAGGCGAACGTATTTATTCCTTATGTGAACAGGCGGGTGTCACTCTGTCTGCGGGTGTACCCACCATCTGGAAAACCGTGCTGGACTACGCCAAAGCGACTGACAAACCGTTCAGCACCTTGAGCCGCATTCTGATTGGCGGCTCGGCTTGTCCCCCCAATATGATTGCCACCTGGGCCAGCTACGGCATTACCGTTCGCCACGCCTGGGGGATGACGGAAACCTCGCCGCTGGGCACGGTATGCCAATTGCTCCCCAAGCACAGCAATCTGCCCGAAGCGCAGAAACAACACGTGCTGGCCTCGCAAGGCCGAGCCCTGTTCGGCGTGCGCCTGAAAACCGTCGACGACCAAGGCAATACCTTGCCACGCGATGGCAAGAGCAGCGGCCACCTGCTGATCCAGGGCAACTGGATCATGGACCGCTATTACGGCAAACCTGATCTGGCCAGTGAAAACGGCTGGTTTCGCACCGGTGACGTAGGCGCCATCGACGCCGATGGCTACGTCTACATTACCGACCGCAGTAAAGATGTGATCAAGTCCGGTGGCGAATGGATTTCCTCGATCGAGATCGAGAACATCGCCATGGAGGAACCTTTGGTCGAGCTGGCAGCCTGCATCGCCCAAGCGGACGACAAGTGGGGGGAACGCCCTGTGCTGTTCGTGGTGCCACGCGAAGGGGCTGATCTGGACGAGACCCAGATGCTGCGACGCTATCAGGATCGTGTCACCCGCTGGTCGGTACCCGACAAAGTAATTTTCATCGACCAGATGCCCATGACGGCAACTGGCAAGATCCAAAAAATGGCGCTGCGAAAAATGCTGGCCGATCAAACCAATCCCAGCTGA
- a CDS encoding crotonase/enoyl-CoA hydratase family protein, whose product MAAPFLLTTELDNIGIVTLNKAHKRNALDEDAIAEIDAYFSNIPEHIRVILMKAEGDHFCAGLDLKEHHDKERGAVDFLRVCQSWHRAFDKIEHGGIPVIACLQGAVVGGGLELASAAHIRVADSSTFFALPEGTRGIFTGGGATVRTAKIISPNRMIELMLTGRVLDAVEGERLGLAHYVCNNEANPKTAYELSLELAQRIAGNAILSNYAIVSSISRIADMSATDGLFAEGLMAAVVQTGRDVQDRLGEFVNKKAHKVKPTK is encoded by the coding sequence ATGGCCGCCCCTTTCCTGCTGACCACCGAGTTGGACAACATCGGAATTGTCACGCTGAACAAGGCGCACAAGCGCAACGCCCTGGATGAAGATGCCATTGCTGAAATTGATGCGTACTTCTCCAATATTCCCGAGCACATCCGGGTCATTCTGATGAAGGCAGAAGGCGACCATTTCTGCGCGGGCCTGGACCTGAAAGAACACCACGACAAAGAACGCGGCGCGGTGGATTTTCTGCGCGTTTGCCAAAGCTGGCACCGTGCGTTCGACAAGATCGAACATGGTGGCATCCCCGTCATCGCCTGCTTGCAGGGCGCCGTCGTGGGCGGTGGTCTGGAACTGGCCAGTGCGGCGCACATTCGTGTCGCAGACAGCAGCACCTTTTTTGCCCTGCCTGAAGGCACACGCGGCATCTTTACCGGTGGTGGCGCTACCGTGCGTACCGCCAAAATCATCTCGCCCAACCGCATGATCGAACTGATGCTGACAGGCCGCGTACTTGATGCCGTGGAGGGAGAACGATTGGGCTTGGCGCATTACGTATGCAATAACGAGGCCAACCCTAAAACTGCTTATGAGCTGAGCCTGGAACTGGCCCAGCGCATTGCAGGCAATGCCATCTTGTCGAACTACGCCATTGTCAGCTCGATCAGCCGCATTGCCGATATGTCTGCCACCGATGGCCTCTTTGCCGAGGGCTTGATGGCGGCCGTAGTACAAACCGGGCGAGATGTGCAGGACCGCTTGGGGGAGTTTGTTAATAAGAAAGCTCATAAAGTGAAGCCGACCAAATAA
- a CDS encoding DUF485 domain-containing protein: protein MLSHQELSRKLAGLQEYEQLKSQRRRLAFACAGLCLGLTGLLIVTAIFWPGVLTHELGSGGAVNSGMVYGIGLIFVSWLLTGVYIHIANTRFDPLCERVLAKVRP from the coding sequence ATGCTGTCGCATCAAGAGTTAAGCCGGAAACTAGCCGGACTACAGGAATATGAGCAACTCAAGTCGCAGCGGCGGCGTCTGGCATTTGCCTGCGCCGGCCTCTGCCTGGGGCTGACGGGCCTGCTCATCGTAACGGCCATTTTTTGGCCCGGCGTTCTAACCCATGAGCTGGGCAGTGGAGGAGCTGTCAACAGTGGCATGGTGTACGGAATAGGACTGATTTTTGTGTCCTGGTTATTAACCGGCGTGTATATCCATATCGCCAACACCCGCTTTGACCCGCTGTGCGAGCGAGTACTGGCAAAGGTACGCCCATGA